The following is a genomic window from Micrococcus cohnii.
GCGGAGCCCCGATTCGCGCAGGAAGTGTCCTGTGTCACCTCTGTGACACCCCCATCGACTCTGTGTTTACCGTGTGTTCACACTCTTCGGCCCGGAGGTTCATATGTCGCACGTACCGTCTTTCGAGTGCGGCGACCGCCGGGCACCGTCTCCAGTGGGCGGCCGCGCGCACCACACGCAGTCATCACCACCTCTTCGAAAGGGGCACCTTCCATGAAGGCTTTCCGCGTCGGCCGCTCTGCCGCACTCCTCTCTGTTGCCGCCCTGGCCCTGACCGCCTGCTCCTCCGCCGACAACGGCGGTGGCAACGGCGGCGAGAACGGCGGCGGCAACTCCAACGCCTCGGGCACTCTCACCGGCGGCGGCGCCTCGTCGCAGGAGGCGGCCATGACCGCCTGGAAGGACGGCGTGAAGTCGGTCGCCTCCGACCTCACCGTCCAGTACTCGCCGGACGGCTCGGGCGCCGGCCGTGAGGGCTTCCTCGACGGTCAGTTCTCCTTCGCCGGCTCCGACGCCGCCATGGACGAGGAGGAGCTGGAGAAGTCCAAGGAGGTCTGCGGCGACAAGGGCGCGTTCCACGTGCCGGCCTACATCTCCCCGATCGCCATCGCCTACAACCTCGAGGGCGTCGAGGGCATCAAGATGGACGCCGAGACCATCGCGAAGGTCTTCTCGGGCGAGATCAAGAAGTGGAACGACGAGCAGATCCAGAAGCAGAACGAGGGCCTCGAGCTGCCGGACAAGGACATTACCGTCGTCCACCGCTCGGACGACTCGGGCACCACCGAGAACTTCACCGCCTACCTCACCGAGGCCGCGGGCGACGCCTGGAAGTACGACGAGGTCGAGGTGTGGCCGGGGGAGATCACCGCCGAGTCCGCCCAGGGCACCAAGGGCGTCGTGGGCCTGGCCTCCGACACGGACGGCGCGATCACCTACACCGACGCCTCCGCTGCCGGTGATCTGAACACCGTGCACGTGGGCGTGGGCGAGGAGTACGTCGAGTACTCCTCCGAGGCCGCCGCGGCCGTGGTCGACAAGTCCGAGCAGAACGAGGACGGCTCGATCAAGCTCGACCGCGCCACCGAGGAGGAGGGCGTCTACCCGGTTGTGCTGGTCTCCTACCACATCTACTGCAACGAGTACCAGGACCAGAAGACCGCCGACCAGGTCAAGGCCTTCGCTGAGTACGTCGTCTCCGAGGACGGCCAGAAGACCGCCGAGGAGAGCGCGGGCAACGCCCCGATCTCCGAGGACACCCGCAAGGCCGCCCAGGAGCGCATCAAGAAGATCTCCGCCCAGGGCTGATCCGGGCCCATTCGGCAGTGCTGCGCTCCAGCCGTCGGTCCCGCCTCGAGCGGGATCGACGGCTGACGTGCCGAAAGGGGCCGCCGCGGTCCAAGCGTCGTCGTTGTCCGTGCACACCGCAGTCCAGTGAAGGAAACTGAGGAAAGCATCGTGTCTTCCACCCCCGCTGAGTCGGCCGCCCCGCGGTCCTCGAACCTGAAGTCCTCTCGCGGCGGCGCCGCCGGGGACAAAGTCTTCTCCGCGCTCTCCCTGGGCGCGGGCATCCTGATCCTGCTCGTCCTCGCGTTCGTGGCGCTCTTCCTCGTCAGCGAGTCCTTGCCGGCGCTCATGCCAGAGGCGTTCGGGGAGGAACTGAAGTCAGCCGACTCCTTCTTCGACTACGTGTGGCCGCTGATGGCCGGCACGCTGATGGCCGCGATCATCGCGATCCTGTTGGCCACGCCGGTGGCGGTGGGCGTGGCGCTGTTCATCTCCCACTACGCGCCGCCGAGGATCGCGCAGCCGGTCGGCTACGTGATCGATCTGCTCGCGGCGATTCCCTCCGTCGTCTACGGCGTGTGGGGCTGGCTGACGCTCGCGCCGATGATGGTGCCGATCTACTCGTGGCTGCATGAGTACCTGGGCTTCATCCCGTTCTTCGGCGGCTCGGTCACGACCACGGGTCGCACGCTGATGACCTCGGGCGTCGTTCTAGCGGTGATGATCCTGCCGATCATCACCGCCATGTGCCGAGAGATCTTCACGCAGACGCCGAAGCTGCATGAGGAGGCCGCGCTCGGTCTCGGTGCCACGCGCTGGGAGATGATCAAGATGACCGTCTTCCCGTTCGCCCGCGCCGGCATCATCTCCTCGATCATGCTCGGCCTCGGCCGTGCGCTCGGCGAGACCATGGCCGTGACCATGGTGCTCTCCCCGGGCGCCTTCAACTGGTCGCTGGTCCAGTCCGGCGCCAACGCCACTATTCCCTCGGAGATCGCGCTCAACTTCCCGGAGGCCTACGGCATCCGGCTCAATGAGCTGATCGCCGCCGGCCTCATGCTGTTCGTGATCACCCTGATCGTGAACATGGTGGCTCGCTGGATCGTCAATAAGCACAAGGAATTCTCGGGGGCCAACTGATGAGCACTGCATCGAACACGACTCCCTCGCGGGAGAACACGGCGGCCACGCCGCAGCACAACTCGCTGACCGGTGGCCGAAAGCCCGGCTGGGTGTGGATGGCCGTCCTGGCCGGGGCCCTCGTCGTCGGCGTCCTCCTGACGTTGCTGCTGGGCGGCTTCAGCATCGCCGGCACGGTCATCATCGCCGCGATCGTCTTCGTGGCGGGCATGTTCATCGTGGACATGGTCATGGAGAACCGTCGCCGTGCGACGGACAACCTGTGGAAGCACCTCGTGTGGGGCGCGTTCCTGCTGGCGCTCGTGCCGCTGGTCTCCGTGCTCTGGTCGGTCATCGCCACAGGCCTGCCGACGCTCGTGAGGCAGCCGCAGGTCATGGCCTATGACATGGCCGGCGTGACCGGCGTGGACGACGCGGACTACGCCGACGCCGGCAACCCTGCCGGGGGCCTGGCCGGCGGCTTCGTGCACGCCCTGATCGGCACCGTGCTGATCACGCTGATCGCGACGGTGATCTCCGTGCCGATCGGTCTGCTGACCTCGATCTACCTCGTCGAGTACGGCCGCGACGGCTGGTTCTCCCGCGCCATCATCTTCTTCGTGGACGTCATGACGGGCATCCCGTCCATCGTGGC
Proteins encoded in this region:
- the pstC gene encoding phosphate ABC transporter permease subunit PstC, which codes for MSSTPAESAAPRSSNLKSSRGGAAGDKVFSALSLGAGILILLVLAFVALFLVSESLPALMPEAFGEELKSADSFFDYVWPLMAGTLMAAIIAILLATPVAVGVALFISHYAPPRIAQPVGYVIDLLAAIPSVVYGVWGWLTLAPMMVPIYSWLHEYLGFIPFFGGSVTTTGRTLMTSGVVLAVMILPIITAMCREIFTQTPKLHEEAALGLGATRWEMIKMTVFPFARAGIISSIMLGLGRALGETMAVTMVLSPGAFNWSLVQSGANATIPSEIALNFPEAYGIRLNELIAAGLMLFVITLIVNMVARWIVNKHKEFSGAN
- a CDS encoding phosphate ABC transporter substrate-binding protein PstS, encoding MKAFRVGRSAALLSVAALALTACSSADNGGGNGGENGGGNSNASGTLTGGGASSQEAAMTAWKDGVKSVASDLTVQYSPDGSGAGREGFLDGQFSFAGSDAAMDEEELEKSKEVCGDKGAFHVPAYISPIAIAYNLEGVEGIKMDAETIAKVFSGEIKKWNDEQIQKQNEGLELPDKDITVVHRSDDSGTTENFTAYLTEAAGDAWKYDEVEVWPGEITAESAQGTKGVVGLASDTDGAITYTDASAAGDLNTVHVGVGEEYVEYSSEAAAAVVDKSEQNEDGSIKLDRATEEEGVYPVVLVSYHIYCNEYQDQKTADQVKAFAEYVVSEDGQKTAEESAGNAPISEDTRKAAQERIKKISAQG
- the pstA gene encoding phosphate ABC transporter permease PstA translates to MSTASNTTPSRENTAATPQHNSLTGGRKPGWVWMAVLAGALVVGVLLTLLLGGFSIAGTVIIAAIVFVAGMFIVDMVMENRRRATDNLWKHLVWGAFLLALVPLVSVLWSVIATGLPTLVRQPQVMAYDMAGVTGVDDADYADAGNPAGGLAGGFVHALIGTVLITLIATVISVPIGLLTSIYLVEYGRDGWFSRAIIFFVDVMTGIPSIVAGLFAFAAMQQILELVMGPGPAALQSVRMGFTAAIALSVLMIPVVVRSTEEMLRVVPNELREGSYALGVRKWRTISKVVLPTAISGIASGITLAIARVAGETAPILVTAGFAAAINTNPFSEWMTALPVFIYRQLVSPTSPATGDPSLQRAWAAAFVLIVIVMSLNLLSRIIAKSFAPKTGR